The Sporomusa termitida genome has a window encoding:
- a CDS encoding ATP-binding protein has product MKNLLVITSLCLAFSLGLAPQVASRESACKGGRIEVSARPAGPGKAEIAIKDNGPGIDPADISHIFDRYYKGKQAKINIRGKSGAKVNLAAGVFFICCFRYTAHYKKI; this is encoded by the coding sequence ATGAAAAATCTGCTGGTAATAACAAGTCTGTGTCTGGCCTTTAGCCTGGGCTTGGCCCCGCAAGTAGCCAGCCGGGAGTCCGCCTGCAAAGGCGGCCGGATTGAAGTGTCTGCCCGGCCTGCGGGGCCGGGCAAAGCGGAGATTGCCATCAAAGACAACGGACCGGGTATCGATCCGGCTGATATTTCTCATATTTTTGACAGATACTACAAAGGAAAACAAGCGAAAATAAACATCAGGGGGAAATCCGGTGCGAAAGTAAACCTGGCGGCGGGAGTGTTTTTTATCTGCTGTTTTAGGTATACAGCTCATTACAAAAAAATATGA
- a CDS encoding helix-turn-helix domain-containing protein has product MKHLQNNFLYYGDVVINQQSNHCVVYALKNAEAAGRITSYQVFPGIRLTYNDFHTDKCPDHMIPDQDVKDILEINHCREGRFECEFVNGMYAYLSEGDLAVNPIVNNRIAHASFPLEHYHGVSVWIELEVAAQMISTVLKDISIDLYGLRDKLCAGERCFVIRAKESIQHIFSELYTIPEAIKYGYFKLKVLELLLFLSALDTAEQWEERPYFPKSQVNKIKEIKQLLTQHIEYHFTLEELSKRFAISLTAMNSCFKAVYGMSIYAYIRTYRMQAAAAMLLQTQDSVTVIAGNVGYDNASKFAGAFKSVMQASPSVYRKSR; this is encoded by the coding sequence ATGAAACACCTGCAAAACAATTTCTTATATTATGGCGATGTTGTAATAAATCAGCAGTCGAACCACTGTGTCGTTTACGCACTAAAAAATGCTGAAGCAGCGGGACGCATCACCAGTTATCAGGTTTTCCCGGGAATCAGACTGACCTACAACGATTTTCATACCGATAAATGCCCGGACCACATGATTCCGGACCAGGATGTAAAAGATATCCTGGAAATCAATCATTGCCGGGAAGGCCGCTTTGAGTGCGAGTTTGTCAACGGTATGTACGCCTATTTGAGTGAAGGCGATCTTGCCGTCAATCCGATAGTGAATAACCGGATCGCCCATGCCTCTTTCCCGCTGGAGCATTATCACGGCGTTTCCGTTTGGATCGAACTCGAAGTCGCGGCCCAAATGATTTCCACCGTACTAAAGGATATTTCGATTGATTTATACGGGCTGCGCGATAAACTGTGTGCCGGCGAGCGTTGCTTTGTCATCCGGGCTAAAGAGTCCATACAGCATATCTTTTCGGAGCTCTATACTATTCCCGAGGCAATAAAATACGGCTATTTCAAACTAAAGGTGCTGGAATTGCTGCTTTTTCTCAGTGCCCTTGACACTGCGGAGCAGTGGGAAGAGCGTCCGTATTTTCCCAAAAGCCAGGTAAACAAGATCAAGGAAATCAAACAATTGTTAACACAGCATATCGAATATCATTTTACCCTGGAGGAACTGTCCAAACGTTTCGCTATTTCTCTTACGGCCATGAATTCTTGTTTTAAAGCGGTTTACGGCATGTCCATTTATGCTTATATTCGAACCTACCGCATGCAGGCGGCAGCGGCCATGCTGCTGCAGACCCAGGACAGCGTCACCGTGATTGCCGGCAATGTCGGCTATGATAATGCCAGCAAATTTGCCGGCGCCTTTAAATCGGTTATGCAGGCCTCTCCTTCCGTTTACCGCAAATCACGTTAA
- a CDS encoding ABC transporter ATP-binding protein, whose protein sequence is MAIQHDSLFARLFAFAGSYRILLVLSWLLSGVSSVLSLGPFLCLWFVIRDLLNVLPDFTQAAEIVRFGWLAVGFALASIAFYFAALLCSHLAAFRVEKNMRQAAMHTLVNLPLGYFTANASGKLRKIIDDNAGLTHAFLAHQLPDLSGAVIMPLAILAVFLVFDWRLGLVCLVPSLFSLFFLRQMMGGTSAAAMNSYMSALEEMNTAAVEYVRGIPVVKTFQQTVYSFKNFHAAITSYWRFASAFALSCRVPLVGFMMTINAPSLLLIPAGLLLILAAPDYKSFLLDLIFYMLFVPVCATMMGKIMYVGESVMAAKEAVGRIYAITQAKTLPAGSRAGARKDTGIWFENVTFTYPGNPQPAVAQVSFTIPPGKTYALVGASGGGKTTLASLVPRFWDVDEGSVKIGGIDVREFPEADLMRQIAFVFQNTRLFKASLLDNIRAANPEASREAALRAAQLAQCDDILAKLPQAIDTVVGTGGVYLSGGEQQRIALARAILKDAPIIVLDEATAFADPENEYQIQQALKHLTQGKTVLMIAHRLSTVKNVDCIVVMQKGAIVEQGAHDQLLQQQGVYAGMWREYQTAIAWKVGRMAEHA, encoded by the coding sequence GTGGCTATTCAACATGATTCCTTGTTTGCCAGACTATTTGCCTTTGCCGGGAGTTACCGGATCCTGCTGGTATTGTCCTGGCTGTTGTCAGGGGTTAGCTCCGTGCTGTCGCTTGGTCCTTTTCTCTGCCTATGGTTTGTCATCCGCGATCTGCTTAACGTGTTGCCGGATTTTACCCAGGCGGCGGAAATCGTTCGGTTTGGCTGGCTGGCCGTAGGCTTTGCCCTGGCCAGCATTGCTTTTTATTTTGCCGCGCTGCTGTGTTCCCATTTGGCCGCATTTCGCGTGGAAAAAAATATGCGGCAGGCGGCGATGCATACCCTGGTGAATTTGCCGCTGGGGTATTTTACGGCCAATGCCAGTGGCAAGCTGCGAAAAATTATTGATGACAATGCCGGTTTAACCCATGCTTTCTTAGCCCATCAGTTGCCGGATTTGTCCGGCGCCGTCATTATGCCGCTGGCCATTTTGGCCGTTTTCTTGGTCTTTGACTGGCGCCTGGGCCTGGTTTGCCTGGTTCCGTCATTGTTCAGCCTGTTCTTCTTGCGGCAGATGATGGGCGGCACAAGCGCCGCCGCCATGAACAGCTATATGAGCGCCCTGGAAGAAATGAATACCGCTGCGGTGGAATATGTCAGAGGCATTCCGGTTGTAAAGACATTTCAGCAAACCGTTTACTCTTTTAAGAATTTCCACGCAGCGATTACAAGCTACTGGAGGTTTGCTTCGGCTTTTGCCTTATCCTGCCGGGTCCCGCTGGTCGGCTTTATGATGACCATTAATGCGCCGTCCTTACTTTTAATCCCGGCCGGCCTATTGCTGATCTTAGCCGCCCCCGACTACAAAAGCTTCCTGTTGGATCTTATTTTTTACATGCTGTTTGTCCCCGTATGTGCCACCATGATGGGAAAAATCATGTATGTGGGCGAAAGCGTCATGGCGGCCAAGGAAGCAGTTGGCCGGATATATGCCATCACGCAGGCGAAAACGCTTCCCGCCGGCAGCCGGGCCGGCGCCAGGAAAGATACCGGCATCTGGTTCGAAAATGTAACGTTTACCTATCCCGGCAATCCCCAGCCGGCTGTTGCCCAAGTCAGTTTTACTATTCCGCCGGGCAAGACCTACGCGCTGGTCGGTGCTTCCGGTGGGGGTAAAACCACGTTGGCCAGCCTGGTGCCGCGCTTTTGGGATGTAGATGAGGGCAGTGTAAAAATCGGCGGCATCGACGTCAGGGAGTTCCCGGAAGCGGACCTGATGCGGCAAATCGCCTTTGTTTTCCAAAATACCAGGCTCTTCAAAGCCAGTCTGCTGGATAATATCCGCGCCGCCAACCCGGAGGCCAGCCGGGAAGCCGCGCTGCGCGCGGCCCAGCTGGCCCAGTGCGATGATATTCTGGCCAAGCTGCCGCAGGCCATAGATACGGTTGTGGGAACCGGCGGCGTTTATCTGTCAGGCGGGGAACAACAGCGGATTGCTTTGGCGAGGGCTATCTTAAAAGATGCCCCCATTATCGTTTTGGATGAAGCGACCGCTTTTGCCGATCCCGAAAATGAGTATCAGATCCAGCAAGCCCTTAAACACCTGACACAGGGCAAAACCGTACTGATGATCGCCCACCGCCTGTCTACGGTTAAAAATGTCGACTGCATTGTTGTGATGCAAAAGGGGGCAATAGTAGAGCAAGGTGCGCACGATCAATTACTGCAGCAGCAGGGTGTGTATGCCGGTATGTGGCGGGAATACCAGACAGCCATTGCCTGGAAGGTTGGGAGGATGGCAGAACATGCTTAA
- a CDS encoding ABC transporter ATP-binding protein: MLNFLQSKFALSEKGARNLCKGSLYSALVNLSMMLPAGLFILLLAELMPPLTGLYAPAPQPVTYALLTAVTFLVLYLCHFLQYSSVFLATYEESAARRIALAEKLRQLPLSFFGQRDLADLTNTLMGDCTTLEHAFSHAMPQLLGAILSTLLITAGLLYADWRLGLAVVWVIPAALLLIVGSKYIQNKAELAHYQAKRICADGIQECLETIQDIKACSMKERYLADLDRKLDTAEQAQIRSELITGTLVTSAQAVLRLGLASVVLVGGALLTAGKTDLLTYLIFLIAASRLYDPLSGTLANIAEIFMVEIPLKRMQAMKAQPVQSGEKQCTLPGCDIAFTRVAFSYHTGEPVLKDVSFVARQGEVTALIGPSGGGKSTAAKLAARFWDATAGKITLGGRDITTIDPETLLQNYAIVFQDVVLFNDTVLENIRLGRMSATDEEVKAAARLAMCDEFTARLPRGYHTVIGENGSLLSGGERQRVAIARAILKNAPVILLDEATASLDVENETKIQAALTELIKDKTVLVIAHRLRTVANADKIVVLADGYVAQQGKPDELLQQAGLYRHMVELQQQSLDWTL, from the coding sequence ATGCTTAACTTTTTGCAAAGTAAATTTGCGCTTAGCGAAAAAGGGGCCCGGAATTTATGCAAAGGCAGTTTATACAGTGCGCTGGTAAATCTCAGCATGATGCTGCCTGCCGGCCTGTTTATCCTGCTGCTGGCCGAGCTGATGCCCCCCCTGACGGGGCTATATGCTCCGGCTCCCCAGCCCGTAACGTATGCGCTGCTTACAGCCGTCACGTTTCTGGTGTTATACCTTTGTCATTTTCTGCAGTATTCCAGTGTGTTCCTGGCCACCTATGAAGAAAGCGCCGCCAGAAGAATTGCTCTGGCCGAGAAGCTTCGTCAGCTTCCCTTATCTTTTTTCGGCCAAAGAGACCTGGCAGACCTAACGAATACGCTCATGGGCGACTGCACAACGCTGGAACATGCTTTTTCCCATGCCATGCCCCAGTTGTTGGGGGCCATCCTTTCCACACTGCTGATTACTGCCGGCCTGCTTTATGCCGACTGGCGGCTGGGCCTGGCCGTGGTATGGGTTATTCCTGCCGCCTTGCTGTTGATTGTCGGCTCAAAATATATCCAGAACAAGGCAGAACTTGCCCATTATCAAGCCAAAAGAATTTGCGCCGACGGGATTCAGGAGTGTCTGGAAACCATCCAGGACATAAAAGCCTGCAGTATGAAGGAACGTTATCTGGCGGACTTGGACAGAAAACTTGATACAGCCGAGCAGGCGCAAATCCGTTCCGAACTGATTACAGGAACCCTCGTAACCAGTGCCCAGGCCGTACTGCGGCTTGGTTTGGCCTCAGTGGTGCTGGTAGGCGGCGCTTTACTAACGGCCGGAAAAACCGACTTGCTGACCTACCTGATTTTTTTGATTGCGGCCTCAAGATTATACGATCCCCTGTCCGGAACACTGGCCAATATTGCCGAGATTTTCATGGTGGAGATTCCCTTAAAGAGAATGCAGGCAATGAAAGCCCAGCCCGTCCAGAGTGGTGAAAAACAGTGTACCCTGCCGGGCTGCGACATCGCCTTTACCCGGGTCGCATTTTCCTATCATACCGGCGAGCCGGTTTTAAAAGATGTTTCTTTCGTAGCCAGACAAGGGGAAGTAACCGCGCTGATAGGACCCTCCGGCGGCGGCAAAAGCACGGCCGCCAAACTGGCGGCCCGGTTTTGGGATGCAACAGCCGGCAAGATTACGCTGGGAGGCCGGGATATAACGACAATCGATCCGGAAACCCTGCTACAAAATTACGCCATTGTTTTTCAGGATGTCGTTTTATTTAATGACACGGTCCTGGAAAACATCCGCCTGGGAAGGATGTCCGCCACCGATGAAGAAGTGAAAGCGGCGGCCAGGCTGGCTATGTGCGATGAGTTTACAGCGCGCCTGCCGCGGGGCTATCATACGGTCATTGGCGAGAATGGCTCGCTATTATCAGGCGGGGAACGGCAGCGTGTTGCGATCGCCCGGGCGATTCTGAAAAACGCGCCCGTCATTTTATTAGATGAAGCTACCGCTTCGTTGGATGTGGAAAACGAAACAAAAATTCAGGCCGCTTTGACAGAACTCATTAAAGATAAAACGGTTTTGGTTATTGCCCACCGGCTGCGGACTGTTGCCAATGCGGATAAAATCGTTGTTTTGGCCGACGGCTATGTTGCCCAGCAGGGAAAACCGGACGAGCTGTTACAACAAGCTGGCTTATATCGTCATATGGTTGAGCTTCAGCAGCAAAGTCTGGACTGGACCTTATAA
- a CDS encoding VOC family protein, whose amino-acid sequence MNRINLICLGVRNMEKSLQFYKDIGFKTYEKNSNPPIVFFDNQGTKLELYPIAGLASDINEKNPPPLTLGGFCGITLAINLKSAAEVDQLMETVAAADGIIAKKPAKFFWGGYSGYFQDPDGYYWEVAYSADWQFDHNDMLVIDENN is encoded by the coding sequence ATGAATCGCATCAATCTTATATGTCTTGGCGTTAGGAATATGGAAAAATCCTTGCAGTTTTATAAAGATATAGGCTTTAAGACATACGAAAAAAACAGCAATCCGCCAATTGTTTTCTTTGACAATCAGGGAACTAAATTGGAATTATACCCCATTGCCGGTTTAGCTAGTGACATCAATGAAAAAAATCCACCGCCCCTTACTTTAGGCGGATTTTGTGGAATCACCCTGGCGATCAACCTGAAATCCGCAGCTGAGGTTGATCAGCTTATGGAGACCGTTGCAGCCGCTGACGGTATAATTGCTAAGAAACCCGCAAAGTTTTTTTGGGGTGGCTATAGCGGATATTTTCAAGATCCTGACGGCTACTACTGGGAAGTCGCTTATAGTGCTGATTGGCAGTTTGACCACAACGATATGCTGGTGATAGACGAAAACAATTAG
- a CDS encoding PadR family transcriptional regulator — protein sequence MRKFSIRKKFNDCPCTGANLEKLIHPATLTLLTDAELHGYSIVQKLQDICMFQGKKPDPSGVYRCLKQMEQDGYVTAVWDLSNSGPAKRLYRITDDGLECLKTWINTLEDYRHSIGLFLDFARDRLQAH from the coding sequence ATGCGTAAATTTAGTATCAGGAAAAAATTCAATGATTGTCCGTGCACGGGAGCGAATCTGGAAAAATTAATCCATCCGGCTACTCTCACGCTGTTAACAGATGCGGAACTGCACGGCTATAGCATCGTGCAAAAACTTCAGGATATTTGTATGTTTCAAGGCAAAAAGCCTGACCCCTCAGGCGTTTACCGGTGCTTAAAACAAATGGAGCAGGACGGGTATGTAACTGCCGTGTGGGATTTGTCAAATTCAGGGCCGGCCAAAAGGCTATATCGAATAACTGATGATGGTTTGGAATGTCTTAAAACCTGGATAAACACACTAGAGGATTATAGACATTCGATAGGCTTGTTTTTGGATTTTGCCAGAGACCGGCTACAGGCACACTAA
- a CDS encoding GTP-binding protein yields the protein MKTKLILVGGFLGAGKTTLLGEAACRLSQAGKQVGLITNDQAAELVDTVLLEYTNALVSEVSGSCFCCNFPGFTAAIAYITEKEAVDVIIAEPVGSCTDLSATILQPLKDKFADTLRVAPLSVLVDPQQLIHLLDGRVAGLHPSAVYILRKQLEEADFIIINKADRLSPATAAALQKRTAAEWPWAKVYVISAKSGDGLENWLNDVLQSAAAGKRLAEVDYDIYAEGEAVLGWLNTTVHLQHQSADWDSYANQLLNALQQRLAELPAAVGHVKLLVKTGSGFVLGNITGPDNLITVRGSAGVGQAATMTLNARAQMEPESLQAIVLEEISKAGGSAVIAEFAALKCLKPGHPKPTYRYNQIIAQVAE from the coding sequence ATGAAAACAAAGCTCATTTTAGTGGGCGGATTCCTTGGCGCCGGTAAAACAACACTATTAGGAGAGGCCGCCTGCAGACTCAGCCAGGCCGGCAAACAAGTCGGCTTGATTACCAATGATCAGGCAGCCGAATTGGTAGACACCGTATTGCTTGAATATACAAACGCGCTGGTTTCAGAAGTAAGCGGGAGCTGCTTTTGCTGCAACTTTCCGGGCTTCACCGCAGCGATTGCCTATATTACTGAAAAAGAGGCGGTAGATGTTATTATTGCCGAACCGGTTGGCAGTTGTACCGATCTGTCCGCGACCATCTTGCAGCCGCTGAAAGATAAGTTTGCCGATACATTACGGGTTGCGCCGCTGTCTGTGCTTGTCGATCCTCAACAGCTAATTCATCTTCTTGACGGGAGAGTGGCAGGACTGCATCCGAGTGCGGTTTATATTCTCCGGAAACAGCTGGAAGAGGCGGATTTTATTATTATCAATAAGGCAGACCGGTTAAGTCCGGCAACAGCCGCAGCCTTGCAAAAACGCACCGCTGCAGAATGGCCATGGGCTAAAGTCTATGTCATCAGTGCCAAAAGCGGGGACGGCCTGGAAAACTGGTTGAACGATGTGCTGCAGTCTGCTGCCGCCGGGAAGCGCCTGGCTGAGGTAGACTATGATATTTACGCCGAAGGCGAGGCTGTTCTCGGCTGGCTCAACACCACTGTCCACCTGCAACACCAATCCGCGGACTGGGATAGTTATGCCAATCAATTACTGAATGCCTTGCAACAACGCTTGGCCGAGCTGCCGGCTGCGGTCGGTCATGTGAAATTGCTTGTGAAAACAGGCAGCGGTTTCGTGCTTGGCAACATTACAGGCCCTGATAACCTGATAACTGTGCGTGGCTCTGCCGGCGTAGGACAAGCCGCGACAATGACGCTGAACGCCCGGGCCCAGATGGAGCCGGAATCACTGCAAGCTATTGTTTTAGAGGAAATTTCCAAAGCCGGCGGGAGTGCTGTAATTGCAGAATTCGCCGCATTAAAATGCTTAAAGCCAGGACATCCTAAGCCGACTTACCGTTACAATCAAATCATAGCTCAAGTTGCTGAATAA
- a CDS encoding MIP/aquaporin family protein, with the protein MEYSRDFIGEFLGTFLLVLFGCGSVAVSVLFNSHSGLLQIALIWGVGVSLAIYATRNLSCAHLNPAVTVAMVASKRMGLKKMPVYLIAQFIGAFFAGLILYFLFNPFIVAFETAQQIVRGTPESMKVAKMFGEYYQLPGSETVISMPLAIGAEAIGTFLLVLMIFSLTEGCNLGRPDDNVAPLFIGLSVSSVICLVAPLTQAGLNPARDFGPRMVAWIFGWGNAAFPDQAGGFFFVYILAPIIGALAAGLLFTRVLEPLMKKSACQCS; encoded by the coding sequence GTGGAATATTCGCGTGATTTTATTGGTGAATTTTTAGGAACCTTTTTGCTGGTTCTGTTTGGGTGCGGTTCTGTTGCGGTGTCGGTCCTCTTCAATTCTCACAGCGGCTTATTGCAAATCGCATTGATTTGGGGTGTCGGCGTTAGCCTGGCTATTTATGCCACCAGGAACTTATCTTGCGCCCACCTTAATCCTGCAGTTACTGTCGCCATGGTGGCCAGTAAAAGGATGGGGCTGAAAAAAATGCCGGTCTATCTTATTGCCCAGTTTATAGGGGCGTTTTTTGCCGGACTCATTTTGTACTTTTTGTTCAATCCCTTTATTGTAGCCTTTGAGACGGCGCAGCAGATCGTGCGCGGTACGCCGGAATCTATGAAAGTAGCGAAAATGTTTGGCGAATATTATCAGCTGCCCGGCAGCGAAACCGTCATCTCCATGCCGTTGGCCATCGGGGCCGAAGCTATTGGAACTTTTTTGCTGGTGCTTATGATATTTTCGCTTACGGAAGGCTGCAATCTTGGCCGGCCTGATGACAATGTAGCGCCTTTATTTATTGGCTTATCGGTGAGTTCTGTTATTTGCTTAGTCGCACCACTAACACAGGCCGGGTTAAATCCCGCCCGTGATTTCGGGCCCCGTATGGTGGCCTGGATCTTTGGCTGGGGAAATGCGGCCTTTCCTGACCAAGCCGGCGGCTTCTTCTTTGTGTACATCCTTGCGCCCATCATTGGGGCGCTTGCGGCCGGGCTGCTTTTCACCCGGGTATTGGAGCCGCTCATGAAAAAATCAGCATGCCAATGCAGCTAG
- the arsM gene encoding arsenosugar biosynthesis arsenite methyltransferase ArsM yields MGYLDTAQEVYKKAALTPQSGLCCVSSQDRFLPGLTIPGIMQAMNYGCGTTVHFGDLRPEETILYIGVGGGLEALEFAYFTRRPQAVIAVDKVPEMLEKARENFNLAAKMNEWFQQDFIELVQGDALSLPVAECSVDVAAQNCLFNIFEEADFTKALAEMHRVLKPGGRLYISDPITNNPMPEKLRQDERLRAMCLAGALRYQEYLDQVIGAGFGTIEIRQRRPFRVLARERYGLAEHIFLESVDIVAYKVPVPAGGARVFAGETLIYFGKERLRDEEGFIIPRDIPQPVCQKTAAYFRKLNRRDMVVTAPTYHYNGPRGTCC; encoded by the coding sequence ATGGGGTATTTGGATACTGCACAAGAGGTGTACAAAAAGGCGGCGTTAACACCTCAGTCTGGTTTATGTTGTGTTAGCAGCCAGGACCGGTTTTTGCCGGGGTTGACTATTCCCGGCATCATGCAGGCAATGAATTATGGTTGTGGTACAACCGTCCATTTTGGCGATTTGCGCCCAGAAGAAACTATTCTCTACATCGGTGTGGGCGGAGGCTTAGAGGCACTGGAATTTGCCTATTTTACCCGGCGGCCCCAGGCCGTTATTGCCGTGGATAAAGTTCCGGAAATGCTGGAGAAAGCCAGGGAAAATTTTAACCTGGCGGCAAAAATGAATGAGTGGTTCCAGCAGGATTTCATTGAATTGGTCCAAGGTGATGCTCTTAGTCTGCCTGTTGCAGAGTGCAGCGTGGATGTTGCCGCCCAGAACTGCCTGTTTAACATCTTCGAAGAAGCTGATTTTACGAAAGCCCTGGCGGAAATGCACCGTGTCTTAAAGCCTGGTGGCAGACTCTATATATCGGATCCTATTACGAATAACCCGATGCCTGAGAAATTGCGGCAAGATGAACGGCTGCGGGCAATGTGTCTTGCGGGGGCTTTGCGTTATCAGGAATATCTGGATCAGGTTATCGGGGCTGGCTTTGGCACCATAGAGATAAGACAGCGGCGGCCCTTCCGGGTGCTGGCTAGAGAACGGTATGGACTGGCCGAGCATATTTTTTTAGAATCAGTTGATATTGTTGCCTATAAAGTTCCTGTACCTGCCGGCGGCGCCCGGGTATTCGCCGGGGAAACCCTTATCTATTTTGGCAAAGAGCGTTTACGAGATGAAGAGGGCTTCATTATTCCGCGTGACATTCCTCAGCCGGTGTGTCAAAAAACCGCAGCTTATTTTCGTAAGCTAAACCGCCGTGATATGGTTGTGACGGCGCCGACATACCATTACAACGGTCCCCGCGGGACTTGCTGCTAA
- a CDS encoding SDR family NAD(P)-dependent oxidoreductase, whose amino-acid sequence MGAQIAKSLAQEGCKVLIHYLERDEKIHGGVETDYTKASNRDAALRVQAEIEQNGKTAGMYAADLSLDGAHKQLLDYAEAVCGQVDILINNAAHCELPDTILSTTAAVINRHFAVNVNAPVLLSKE is encoded by the coding sequence ATCGGCGCGCAAATCGCAAAATCACTGGCACAGGAAGGCTGTAAGGTTCTCATCCACTATCTGGAGCGGGATGAGAAAATTCATGGCGGGGTCGAAACTGACTACACAAAGGCAAGTAACAGAGACGCGGCTTTGCGGGTGCAGGCAGAGATCGAACAGAACGGCAAAACAGCCGGAATGTATGCGGCCGACCTAAGTCTGGACGGGGCGCATAAACAGCTGTTGGACTATGCGGAAGCTGTTTGCGGCCAGGTGGATATCCTGATTAACAATGCCGCTCACTGCGAATTGCCTGACACAATTTTATCCACAACAGCGGCCGTCATCAACCGGCATTTTGCTGTCAATGTCAACGCGCCTGTTTTGCTCAGTAAGGAATAA
- a CDS encoding MFS transporter, with protein MNKGTNQQSRLGLPVHYGWIIALITFLVLLIAGGIRSLPTVFIVPFEHYFGWNRAIITFPLAVNLLLYGLYGPVVAVLMELYGVRRIMLLALLLLSGGIGLSGWMQTPWQMTFLWGIIVGTGTGFLSTVVGSIVAVRWFVTHRGLVVGIFSAAGAAGQLIFLSLFSKLLAILSWQTVVWSISLLALTVAVFVALIMRNTPRDVGLLPYGASLEPALKPLPPVAAVALVLKVLKRALPVREFWLLAGSFFVCGATSNGLIGTHFIPACVDHGLLAMTAAGLLSVAGVFNVMGAAASGWLSDKFDNRWLLFWYYCLRGLSLLFLPFGLEQNNMSLLFFIVFYGLDWAATVPPTVRLTADVFGGQQGPVIFGWLMAIHQVGAALAAWGGGILHTWIGNYLATFAAGGALCLIAAGMVGVIRKEKQTMAE; from the coding sequence ATGAATAAAGGCACGAATCAGCAAAGTCGCCTGGGGTTGCCAGTTCATTATGGCTGGATTATCGCACTCATCACTTTTCTGGTGTTACTGATAGCCGGTGGAATTCGTTCGCTACCAACGGTTTTCATTGTTCCTTTTGAACATTACTTTGGCTGGAACCGGGCAATCATCACGTTTCCTCTGGCCGTTAATCTTTTACTATATGGGCTGTACGGACCGGTGGTTGCTGTCCTGATGGAGTTATATGGAGTCCGGCGCATCATGCTTTTGGCCTTGCTCCTGCTGAGCGGCGGCATCGGCCTGTCCGGCTGGATGCAGACGCCATGGCAAATGACCTTTTTGTGGGGAATTATCGTCGGCACCGGCACCGGCTTTTTGTCAACGGTTGTGGGATCAATTGTTGCCGTCCGTTGGTTTGTTACACATCGGGGGCTGGTTGTCGGGATATTTAGCGCCGCCGGCGCAGCGGGGCAGCTCATTTTCTTGTCGCTGTTTTCAAAACTGCTCGCAATATTATCCTGGCAAACAGTTGTGTGGTCTATTTCGCTCCTGGCGCTGACCGTTGCGGTATTTGTCGCATTAATAATGCGGAATACTCCCCGTGATGTCGGCCTGCTGCCATACGGGGCCTCGCTCGAACCCGCTCTGAAGCCGCTTCCACCAGTTGCGGCCGTTGCGCTGGTGCTCAAAGTGCTAAAAAGAGCTCTGCCAGTAAGAGAATTCTGGTTGCTGGCCGGCAGTTTTTTTGTCTGCGGCGCTACCAGCAATGGACTAATCGGGACGCATTTTATTCCTGCCTGCGTCGATCATGGTCTATTGGCAATGACCGCTGCGGGCCTGTTATCCGTAGCGGGAGTATTTAATGTGATGGGAGCAGCTGCGTCCGGCTGGCTCTCGGACAAATTCGACAATCGCTGGCTGCTGTTTTGGTATTACTGTCTGCGCGGTTTATCGCTGCTGTTCTTGCCCTTTGGCTTGGAGCAAAACAATATGAGTTTGCTATTTTTTATCGTTTTTTATGGTCTTGATTGGGCTGCTACCGTGCCCCCGACAGTACGCCTGACTGCCGATGTCTTTGGCGGGCAGCAAGGACCCGTTATATTTGGCTGGCTTATGGCGATTCACCAGGTAGGCGCGGCGTTGGCCGCTTGGGGCGGGGGAATCTTACATACCTGGATTGGCAATTACCTGGCAACCTTTGCGGCGGGGGGCGCCCTGTGTCTTATTGCCGCCGGCATGGTGGGCGTCATCCGAAAAGAAAAGCAAACCATGGCCGAATAA